A single genomic interval of Bos javanicus breed banteng chromosome 8, ARS-OSU_banteng_1.0, whole genome shotgun sequence harbors:
- the LOC133252540 gene encoding interferon beta: MTHRCLLQMVLLLCFSTTALSRSYSLLRFQQSQSLKECQKLLGQLPSTPQHCLEARMDFQMPEEMKQAQQFQKEDAILVMYEMLQHIFGILTRDFSSTGWSETIIEDLLEELYGQMNRLQPIQKEIMQKQNTTAGDTIVPHLGKYYFNLMQYLESKEYDRCAWTVVQVQILTNFSFLMRLTGYVRD, from the coding sequence ATGACCCACCGGTGCCTCCTCCAGATGGTTCTCCTGCTGTGTTTCTCCACCACAGCTCTTTCCAGGAGCTACAGCTTGCTTCGATTCCAACAAAGTCAGAGCCTTAAAGAGTGTCAGAAACTCCTGGGGCAGTTACCTTCAACTCCTCAACATTGCCTCGAGGCCAGGATGGACTTCCAGATGCCTGAGGAGATGAAGCAAGCACAGCAGTTCCAGAAGGAAGATGCCATATTGGTCATGTATGAGATGCTCCAGCACATCTTCGGCATTCTCAccagagacttctccagcactgGCTGGTCTGAGACCATCATTGAGGACCTCCTTGAGGAACTCTATGGGCAGATGAATCGTCTGCAGCCAATCCAGAAGGAAATAATGCAGAAGCAAAACACCACAGCGGGAGACACAATCGTTCCCCACCTAGGGAAATATTACTTCAACCTCATGCAGTACCTGGAGTCCAAGGAGTACGACAGGTGTGCCTGGACAGTCGTGCAAGTGCAAATACTCACGAACTTTTCTTTCCTGATGAGACTAACAGGTTATGTCCGTGACTGA
- the LOC133253393 gene encoding interferon omega-1-like — MLQQSFNLFHTECSSAAWDTTLLEHLHTGLHQQLDDLDACLGQVMEEEDPALGRTGPTLAVKRYFQGIHVYLKENEHSDWGWETVRVEIMRRFLC, encoded by the coding sequence ATGCTCCAGCAGAGCTTCAACCTCTTCCACACAGAGTGCTCCTCTGCTGCCTGGGACACAACCCTCCTGGAGCATCTCCACACTGGACTCCATCAGCAGCTGGACGACCTTGACGCCTGCCTGGGGCAGGTGATGGAAGAGGAAGACCCTGCCCTGGGAAGGACGGGCCCCACACTGGCCGTGAAGAGGTACTTCCAGGGCATCCATGTCTACCTGAAAGAGAACGAACACAGTGACTGGGGCTGGGAAACTGTCAGAGTGGAAATCATGAGGCGCTTTCTGTGTTAA